The following are encoded in a window of uncultured Methanobrevibacter sp. genomic DNA:
- a CDS encoding nitrogenase iron protein, whose protein sequence is STTVANIAAAYSRAGKKVMVIGCDPKADTTRTLCGRRISTIIDTLKDNKKPELGDLVYEGFNGIKCVESGGPEPGVGCAGRGVIVAMKRLEQLHAFDEQFDVILYDVLGDVVCGGFSVPLREDYADEVFIVSSGEYMSLYAANNITKGINKLKGNLGGIICNRRGTDNEIEIVESFAEKIGTKVIGIIERSNLIQRSELDAKTVVEYASDSVEAEAYYGLADDIFENENYSIPEPMDNDEFEDFFKSFLD, encoded by the coding sequence AGTACCACAGTAGCCAATATTGCCGCCGCATACAGCAGGGCAGGAAAGAAGGTCATGGTTATTGGATGCGATCCAAAGGCAGACACTACAAGGACTCTCTGCGGCAGGAGGATATCAACTATCATCGACACTTTAAAAGACAATAAGAAGCCTGAGCTAGGAGACCTTGTATATGAAGGCTTCAACGGCATCAAATGTGTGGAAAGCGGAGGACCGGAGCCTGGTGTAGGATGTGCAGGCCGTGGAGTCATCGTTGCCATGAAACGTTTGGAACAGCTTCATGCATTTGACGAGCAGTTTGATGTCATACTTTATGATGTGCTTGGAGATGTTGTCTGCGGAGGCTTTTCAGTTCCATTAAGAGAGGATTATGCAGATGAGGTATTCATTGTATCTTCAGGAGAGTACATGTCTTTGTATGCTGCAAATAATATCACAAAGGGAATAAACAAGCTCAAGGGCAACCTTGGAGGAATAATCTGCAATCGCCGTGGAACAGATAATGAAATAGAGATTGTGGAGTCATTTGCTGAAAAAATCGGAACCAAGGTCATAGGAATAATAGAGCGAAGCAATTTGATTCAAAGAAGCGAATTGGATGCAAAAACAGTGGTGGAGTATGCTTCGGATTCTGTTGAGGCTGAAGCTTATTATGGGCTGGCTGATGACATATTTGAAAATGAGAATTATTCCATACCAGAGCCAATGGACAATGATGAATTTGAAGACTTTTTCAAGTCTTTTCTGGATTGA